A portion of the Meriones unguiculatus strain TT.TT164.6M chromosome 11, Bangor_MerUng_6.1, whole genome shotgun sequence genome contains these proteins:
- the Cby3 gene encoding protein chibby homolog 3 yields MGPGLGQRLGHLHIIFQDLPEVRGWGLAILGWPLTGHLLFSSATTGSPSSFQDSRAPDTGAPSVAHPRFTLETFECLAASYAGRLCEQLRQFWADHFSRRFSPRRPPLRRISSLSTFYLLDHRTRQAELGLSYGAPRTRLSDESFVFRGGRWSAEGQRARTRTPLASPARPAWKPQPIKSQALLEENNYLKLQQELLMDMLTETTARMHLLEKKVDAVADPATAARAWQRKMRKAEGSGGLKKQTRASESR; encoded by the exons ATGGGGCCAGGCCTGGGACAGCGGCTCGGGCACCTCCACATCATCTTCCAG GACCTCCCGGAGGTTCGGGGTTGGggcctggctatcctgggctggCCGCTCACCGGCCATTTGCTTTTTAGCAGTGCCACCACTGGCTCGCCTTCATcattccaggacagcagggctccAGACACCGGCGCGCCCAGCGTGGCCCACCCACGCTTCACCCTGGAGACCTTTGAGTGCCTGGCCGCGAGCTACGCGGGCCGCCTGTGTGAGCAGTTGCGGCAGTTCTGGGCCGACCACTTCTCGCGCCGCTTCTCGCCGCGGAGGCCGCCGCTGCGCCGCATCTCATCCCTGTCCACTTTCTATCTGCTGGACCATCGCACGCGCCAGGCCGAGCTGGGGCTGAGCTACGGCGCGCCGCGCACCCGGCTGAGCGACGAGTCCTTCGTGTTCCGCGGCGGCCGCTGGAGCGCGGAGGGGCAGcgcgcacgcacgcgcacgccCCTGGCCTCGCCCGCCCGCCCGGCCTGGAAGCCGCAGCCGATCAAGAGCCAGGCGCTGCTGGAGGAGAACAACTACCTGAAGCTGCAGCAAGAACTGCTCATGGATATGCTGACCGAGACCACGGCGCGCATGCACCTGCTGGAGAAGAAGGTGGATGCGGTTGCCGACCCCGCGACCGCAGCGCGCGCCTGGCAGAGGAAGATGCGCAAGGCCGAGGGGTCGGGCGGGCTTAAGAAACAGACGCGCGCTTCGGAGTCGCGGTGA